In Flavobacterium sp. CS20, a single window of DNA contains:
- a CDS encoding SdpA family antimicrobial peptide system protein — protein MKLQNILQLINKSKFLISFIVCSICTLVFLTGVFLYSMESNPIKLNIDLEHKIFTFVPQGWAFFTRNPREAQIIIYKKENEQISEIAQRHSAYQNLFGLNRKASKIMSELQFIKNGLNDSLFDNTKWNYQEKIYNKIPTKPICVKNQMEEPILCGNYIIVFQKTIPWAWSKSIEKIEMPAKIINLNIECDD, from the coding sequence ATGAAATTGCAGAATATTTTACAACTAATTAATAAAAGTAAGTTTCTTATTTCTTTTATAGTATGTTCTATATGTACTCTGGTTTTCTTGACCGGTGTTTTCCTATATTCAATGGAGAGCAACCCAATAAAGTTGAACATTGATTTAGAACATAAGATTTTCACATTTGTGCCTCAAGGTTGGGCTTTCTTTACAAGAAATCCAAGAGAGGCACAAATAATTATCTATAAAAAGGAAAATGAACAAATATCAGAAATAGCTCAAAGACATTCAGCTTATCAGAATTTATTTGGTTTAAATAGGAAAGCTTCTAAAATTATGTCTGAACTTCAATTCATAAAAAATGGCTTAAATGACTCGCTATTTGATAATACGAAGTGGAATTATCAAGAAAAAATTTATAATAAAATTCCCACAAAACCTATTTGTGTTAAAAATCAAATGGAAGAACCAATATTATGCGGAAATTATATCATCGTTTTTCAAAAAACCATCCCTTGGGCTTGGAGTAAATCCATAGAAAAAATAGAAATGCCCGCAAAAATTATAAACTTGAATATTGAATGTGATGATTGA